The genomic segment ACGAGGCTCGACTTGCCCGAGCCGGACACGCCGGTCACGCTAGTCAGTACGCCGAGCGGGAAGGCGGCAGCGAGGTTCCGGAGGTTGTTGCGCGTGACCCCTTCGAGCCGGAGCCACCCCTTCGGCGTCCTCGGCTCCCGCGCCGGGGGCGCGTGTTCGGCGAACAGGAAGGGCCGGGTGTGGGAACCTGCGACCTGTCGGAGCCCGTCGGGCGGGCCGCTGTAGAGGACGTGGCCGCCGCGCTCGCCCGCGTCCGGCCCGACGTCCACGATCCAGTCGGCGTGGCGGATCACCTCCAGCTCGTGCTCGACGACGAACAGCGAGTTCCCGGCCGCCTTGAGCCGGGCGAGCGCGCGGAGCAGGGCTTCCGTGTCGGCCGGGTGCAGCCCGGCGGACGGTTCGTCGAGTACGTACACCACGCCGAACAGGTTCGACCGCACCTGCGTCGCGAGCCTCAGCCGCTGCAGCTCGCCCGGCGAGAGGGTCGGCGTGCTCCGCTCCAGCGTCAGGTAGCCGAGGCCGAGGTCGAGCAGGACGTCCAGCCGCGGCCCCAGGTCCCGCGCGATGCGGCGGGTGACCTCGACCTTCTCCGGGTGCTCGGCCGCGCCCGTCTTCGCGGCCGGAGCTGAGTCACCGGCGAAGGGGCGGAAGAGCGCGGCCAGCCGCTTGAGCGGCTGGCGGGACATGTCGGCGATGTCCAGACCGGCGAACGTCACCGACAGGGCCTCGGGGCGCAGCCGCTTGCCCCGGCACGTGGGGCAGTCGGAGTTCACCAGGTACTGTGACACCCGCCGCTTCATCGCCGCGCTCTCGGTCCGGGCGAACGTCTCCAGCACGTACCGCCGGGCGCTCGTGAACGTCCCCTGGTACCCGGGGGCCACCTTCCGCTTGATCGCCTCCTTCACCTCGGCCCGGTCGAAGCCGGGGTAGACGGGCACCGTCGGCTGCTCGTCGGTGAACAGGAGCCAGTTCCGGTCCTTCCGGGGCAGGTCCCGCCACCGCGCGTCCACGTCGTACCCGAGGGTGGTCACGATGTCGCGGAGGTTCTGGCCGTGCCACGCGGGCGGCCACGCGGCGATGGCCCGCTCGCGGATGCTGAGCGAATCGTCGGGGACCATGGACGCCTCGGTGGCGTCGTACACCCGCCCCAGCCCGTGGCAGTTCGGGCACGCGCCCTCCGGGGTGTTCGGGGAGAACGACTCGGCGTACAGGAGCGGCTGGCCCCGCGGGTAGTCCCCGGCACGGGAGTAGAGCATGCGGAGCAGGTTCGACAGGGTGGTGACGCTGCCGACCGAGGACCGCGTGGTCGGGGTGCCGCGCTGCTGCTGGAGGGCCACGGCCGGGGGCAGCCCGTCGATCGCGTCCACGTCGGGCGCGCTCATCTGGTGGAACAGCCGCCGGGCGTAGGGGGCGACCGATTCGAGGTAGCGCCGCTGGGCCTCGGCGTAGAGGGTGCCGAACGCGAGCGACGACTTGCCCGATCCGGACACGCCGGTGAACACCACCAGTGCGTCGCGTGGGACGTCGACGTCCACGCCCTTCAAGTTGTGGGTGCGCGCCCCGCGGACGCGCACGTGTCCGGGGGAACCGTCTATTGGAGTGAACGGGGGCGGATCGGACTGTCCCATACGTGCGGCTCGCCCTCAATCCGGGTGGCGCCGGACCAGTGCGGCGCGCCCCGAAACTTCAGAATACGGATCAGGCGAGCTTCAGCGTGTTTGCGATGTCGATGACGTACCGGTAGCGGACGCCGCCCTTCTTCACCTTCTTGAACGCGTCGTTGATCGACTCGATCGGGATCACCTCGACGTCCGCCGTGATGCCGTGCGTGCCGCAGAAGTCGAGCACCTCCTGGGTCTCGGCGATCCCGCCGATGAGCGACCCGGCCACCGTCCGGCGGTGGAAGGCGACTTCACTGTTGTCGGTCGGCTTCGCGAACGGCCCCAGCGCCCCGACCAGCGCCAGCGTGCCGTCCCGCTTGAGCAGCTTGACGTACGGGTTGATGTCGTGCGACTCGGGGACCGTGCTCAAGAGGAAGTCGAAGGAGCGCGCGCGCTTTTCCAGCTCTTCCTTGTCGGTGGACAGCGCGAACGCTTTGGCCCCGAACCGCAGCGCGTCGTCCTTCTTCTCGGGCGACGTGCTGAACACGGTCACGTGCGCACCCAGCGCCGTGGCCAGTTTGACCGCCACGTGGCCCAGGCCGCCGAGGCCGACGACGCCCACCGTCTGACCCGGTTGGACGTTCCAGTGGCGCAGCGGGGAATAGGTGGTGATGCCGGCACAAAGTAGCGGAGCGACGCCCTTGAGGTCGAGGTTCGACGGCACGCGGAGCACGAAATGGTCGGCGACGACGATGCTGTTGGAGTACCCGCCGAAGGTGTTCGTGCCGTCGGGGATGAACGGCCCGTTGTACGTCATCGTGGCCCCCTTCGGACCCTCGCAGTACTGCTCCAGGCCCTTGAGGCAGGACGCGCACCGGCGACAGGAATCGACCATGCACCCGACGCCGACCCGATCGCCGCTCTTGAATTTCGTGACCGCGGAGCCGACGGCCGAGACGCGGCCCACGATCTCGTGACCGGGCACGCACGGGTAGATCGTGTTGCCCCAGTCGTTGGCGCACTGGTGAATGTCGGAATGGCAGACGCCGCAGAACAGCACTTCGATCTGGACGTCCGACGGACCGGGGGCGCGGCGCTCGAACTTGTGCGGCCCGAGTGAGGTGTAGG from the Frigoriglobus tundricola genome contains:
- a CDS encoding NAD(P)-dependent alcohol dehydrogenase: MISAIGYGTNHSYTSLGPHKFERRAPGPSDVQIEVLFCGVCHSDIHQCANDWGNTIYPCVPGHEIVGRVSAVGSAVTKFKSGDRVGVGCMVDSCRRCASCLKGLEQYCEGPKGATMTYNGPFIPDGTNTFGGYSNSIVVADHFVLRVPSNLDLKGVAPLLCAGITTYSPLRHWNVQPGQTVGVVGLGGLGHVAVKLATALGAHVTVFSTSPEKKDDALRFGAKAFALSTDKEELEKRARSFDFLLSTVPESHDINPYVKLLKRDGTLALVGALGPFAKPTDNSEVAFHRRTVAGSLIGGIAETQEVLDFCGTHGITADVEVIPIESINDAFKKVKKGGVRYRYVIDIANTLKLA
- a CDS encoding excinuclease ABC subunit UvrA, whose amino-acid sequence is MGQSDPPPFTPIDGSPGHVRVRGARTHNLKGVDVDVPRDALVVFTGVSGSGKSSLAFGTLYAEAQRRYLESVAPYARRLFHQMSAPDVDAIDGLPPAVALQQQRGTPTTRSSVGSVTTLSNLLRMLYSRAGDYPRGQPLLYAESFSPNTPEGACPNCHGLGRVYDATEASMVPDDSLSIRERAIAAWPPAWHGQNLRDIVTTLGYDVDARWRDLPRKDRNWLLFTDEQPTVPVYPGFDRAEVKEAIKRKVAPGYQGTFTSARRYVLETFARTESAAMKRRVSQYLVNSDCPTCRGKRLRPEALSVTFAGLDIADMSRQPLKRLAALFRPFAGDSAPAAKTGAAEHPEKVEVTRRIARDLGPRLDVLLDLGLGYLTLERSTPTLSPGELQRLRLATQVRSNLFGVVYVLDEPSAGLHPADTEALLRALARLKAAGNSLFVVEHELEVIRHADWIVDVGPDAGERGGHVLYSGPPDGLRQVAGSHTRPFLFAEHAPPAREPRTPKGWLRLEGVTRNNLRNLAAAFPLGVLTSVTGVSGSGKSSLVSQALVELVAGQLGQAAPSAGEESEELEQAPAAPVGGRIAAGMGAVKRLVVVDQKPIGRTPRSNLATYTGLFDHVRKLFAGTKAAKARKYDAGRFSFNVAKGRCGTCTGEGFVMVELLFLPSVYAPCPTCHGARYNAKTLEIEYRGKTVADVLGLTVDAAWEFLAEEPHVRRSLGVLRDVGLGYLRLGQSATELSGGEAQRIKLATELQRAERGTTLYVLDEPTTGLHPADVERLMVQLDGLVDAGNTVVVVEHDLRVVSGSDWVIDVGPGAGDEGGRVVAAGVPKEVARAAGSRTAPYLERFRG